The Vanessa tameamea isolate UH-Manoa-2023 chromosome 8, ilVanTame1 primary haplotype, whole genome shotgun sequence DNA segment AATATCCAGCTCTTTTTGATTCAAATGTGTCCCATTTAATTGAAGACTGGTGTTCTGGTGGTGTATTTATTTCcgttgaaattaaacttacTGTTTCAGTTTCACTTTCCAACGCTCGATCTTTTAATGTAGAATTCAAGAGctcattttttaattgttctaaCGAGGGTATATCAGAAGTAACAGTATCCTGAAGAGAAACCCTTAATGGTTTTGTTTCAGCTTTGATCATTTCTTCTGTTTTATTTAACGGAGTACCTTCGTCATCGATTGTTGTAGCTACTGGTCGTTTTCTATCAATCGTCGTATATTTTTTCCATGTTGGACGATTTTCCGATTCATAAGATGTTGTAATTTCAGGCTCATCTAATTTAAACGTAGAATATGGTAATATATCTGTTGAATCAGATACAGCAGTGGCTTCATTTTGAATGAATTCAACTTTCCTAGAATTGCTAGTAATTGCTTTAGGTTCATTATTGATTTGGTCTGATATCGGCGTGGTTTCATCGACAGATTCATTTTTGTATTCGCTCGTCGTTGCAGGTTCCGTTGTCGTTTCAGCACCATTTACTAGCGCTAAATCGGGCTGATCGGAACTTAAAACTTGGCTTTCTTCATCCGGATTTTGTGAATTATTCGATTCTATAATTTCGTAGGTATCAAATCCTTGTACTCCATTACCTGTCCTAGGCGTCGATAAGGATGAGTTCAATATCAAATTATCATTACTTTTTAAAGTCGAAAGAGTGGTAGTTGATGCTTTAAGCTCATTTTTTACTTGTAATGAAACGCTTTCTTGAGCAAGATCTCGGCTCGACTCGCCGCCGCCCGCAGTGCGACGGAGCGTGAATGCTGCTGGTGTGTCAATACTTGACAACACGATAATCAAGCTTACAACGAATAACCTGAAACAGAAATTATGATAATGTTAACACAAACATAAATCGATATCGACAATTATAATCGTCTTTAAAACaatgtaagtatataaacacaatatatgCAAGTTATCCGTTGCTCCATCAATTATCATACAAGCAATTATTGCTGAATTAAAGTTGCTTAATACTTCTTAACAACAAAGTTGAAAACTGTTTATAATCACgcaatattctaataaaaatcaaaatatttattatacgctCGTTCAATCAAGACACGCGTAACCTTCTAGCCGATGAAACTCAAATAAAAGTGTTCAGTGTAAACCtataaatcattaaaagtaTACTAGAAATCAAATACACTATGATACTTTATTgcgtaatgataataattacataaatttaaactcaAACTAATATCATTCCGAAACGGATGCGGATGGAAACTGgttgaaaaataatgtattagacattatttgttattaaacaattacTTGTCGGATAatgttatacacatatataaaaaacacatcaacgttgtttataaaataattgtatcatATGTATTGTATTCAATTGTTATGATTAGATGCTGACGAAGTACAATCATATCGTCATGTGATTATAATCAAGATTGGCCGTAAGTTCAAAATAAACCCCTCACAATATGACATTGTTCGTCGCACCGCCTGCCAAactcgaaatataaattaatttgatatagtACCTACTTGGACAAATCCTCCAAATATAATGATGTTTCTGCAGTTCTTTAATATTGTAACCCgacaatattcaatatttgataTGGATTTATTGACTACAGGACGAACTTTATAATTCTTGGAAAAAATTaaccagtatttttttaatctttatgttGTAACGTTTTTGTTACGGTGttgttactaatataattaaaaactacataaaataacaaaaagaaatatttagattagtatttttaattgaatgtgcTGAAATGATTTTCACGTATCTCGCAACACGTAGTTTATTAGCAACAGCGAGGCCTGACACAAATTTGCATGAATTATTCACATTGCATCCAGCAACATATAGGTATAGACGTAGGAACTGGAAGTATTCATTAAAGGGTGTTTGCATCTGTATTCATCACTTTCGACTAATTAGCGTACTGATATGATCAGTGACTAGgtcaatattgatttaaattaccGTATTCAAATTTACATCTTAGTATCATCCTTTAATACACACAAGTCCCTATCCTCACCACTTCgcataatctaccgccaaacagcaattcttagtattattgttttccggttccggggtgagtgagccagtgtgaatACAGGCataaatacataacatcttagttctcaaggttgacgGCGACGTATtgacgttgtaaggaatggtttatatttcttactgcgccaAATGGAAGTGCTGAAGGCTTCCACCCGATTATATCAATTTGTATAGCTGCCCAGGGAAGCATTGCAAACAAAAGTAACTAATTGTCAGTTAGAATCAAAATAGTCTATATTTAAGTTGCCCTTACAAATATttcagaattaaatttaaagctgccACCGGTTGGGAATGTAGATTTAGTATCTAGTTACTAGGTAGTAAACAAGTTGAATTTAATCTACTTTAAAGTGTCGACACTTTGCAAGAGTATGTGATTCGTTTGACAATACTCTCGTTTTGCAGCTGTCAGCTGATCTGTTTAAGTCCCGAAATAAATAGAGGAACTTTCAATTACCGCTAGACTTTTTCGGATATTTGGACTTGTTTTGACGATAACACTTACAAAGGCGGGGTGtttgatttgttaataataactattgatTCATGCTTTATATAAGTCTATGCCGGACATACTCATTATCCATAAGAGATCATCAGATATACTAGGTATACAGTTAACTTGAAATTATCGGCCCTCCCCGCTAGaattaaaacataatgaaaaatatattttttttgtcacattttcttaaactaaattaagtaGTTAGAGTTTTATAACAATGACTTccgtgataaataaatataataagtttatttcgaACATATTAAATTCAAGAAAAGTTAtccacggtttttttttttaatttacactcaACTGAGAAAAACTAAATGTTTTAGATCAGAAACCTTCTTTTTCatcaatgatataaatatattgattataatcaacttattaaaataaattaatttattaaaataatctgacACGAGACAAGGTACACAACAGAACATTAAATAAAGGTTGGGGATTTTATGAAGCCTTAGTCTTCAAATCCAAACATACTTAATTCAAGATAGTTTACTCTCAGATACTCGTGAACAGTCACTAAAACATTGCACTAAACTTATAACTATGACCAGTTCAGAAGTAATTGTACCGATAAAGtactctttttattaattaaattacatacgaCAAATTTTTTGCCAGTTCGCCGGtcagagtatttttattttcgaaccgattaatttgacaatcaataagtgtaatgctatatattcaataaattacattaacagcctgtaaatttcccactgctgggctaaggcctcctctccctttgaggagaaggttttggagcatattccaccacgctacttcaatgcgggttggtggaatacacatgtgacagaatttcgttgaaattagatacatatagttttcctcacgatgttttccttcactaccgagcacgagatgaattataaacacaaattaagcacatgaaaattcagtggtacttacctgggtttgaacctgaaatcatcggttaagcacgcgttctaaccactgggccatctcggctcatatataatgaataaattaattagattaatattagttatacagggttattggtaattcgacgtattcccgttaggaggtgataggggtgattatttgcgataattttaacccccatatgcatgatgcaaaagtgaaccgttaataattgtttaaatattgaaaaatatccagtgtttaatcgtttttataaatcagaagaaaaaaatagattttaattgatacttttttttttaaaaattttgagttgcaattttgacttattttgaaaaaatctaaaaaacgcgataactcaaaaatggttcacttttgcataattcatatgggggttaaaattatcgcaaataatcatccctatcacctcctaacgggaatacgtcgaattaccaataaccctgtatatgttcatttatatttacttacctgtatgaaaatcaacgaatattaacTCAACGATTTCTATCTATACTAcctactattataaatgcgaaagtaagtctgtctgtctgttactcttttacAGCTAAAACAACCAAACGAATGTGATGAAATTTGCCataaagcaagcttgatctccaaagaaggacatagacatatatattttttgacccgcacctgacgactaacccctaaaacgtgagcaAAGTCGCGGGCGAAAATTAGTCTATATTTATCTAattcaataactattttttttttatgtaagagttaaatgtattaatttgcagtatgtaattatagaaataataccTTCCTTCCTATTTATATGGATTCAAAAAATTGCccttacaaatttatatttgcgCTGATACTATTTGTTGGTTCTATATAAATAGTCAGATATATTGgatgtagaatattttattataaataatgaaaatgatatatttgtccctcattacaaaacattttatgtatagCCTTATTGTACCTGTGCAAAGCTAGGAAGGGTAGTCGTTACTTCGTGGGTACTTCtgcacttataaatattttatgtaaaaagccGTTATAgctatttttagtaaaataaaaacactcacAGTATCTATTACgtcatttaaatgacattttaattataataatatttataagttctcTCAAAGTTACGCACACAAAATATGAGATATGCATAAAAATTGTTCTGTTCGTGCTTTTTCTCTTCAGATAATAAACTGAACCGAACGCGGCTCAGTGATGTGCTAGAACACCTCTAAGTGTTACGGTAAGACAGCTAAAGTACTTCACGAAACTAGTTTATTACATCGGCATGTTATATTGTTCCTGCACGTAGTTATTCCACTAGTAGTACATAATTCACTTCAACCGCTTCATTCGAAAGATTTTGTAAACTACACATGCTAATTTCATGTAACATTAATAGGTCTAACCGACTTTACTAAAttctttcataatttaaatgaataaacggACGTACTTGACAATAAGCGTGCGTGTGCAAGCACTGGAAACATAAGCAGTTCAATAAGTTCACCAAGAACAGAacttattaaatgaatactatatttattaataattacttatgttTATCTATGGTTAGCACGATAAAAGGCGCTTCGTTGCgtttaaaaacaactttttaCTTGAAGCAATTATcgataaatttagttaaaaaatcaataaattatgtgAAGTGATGTTCGATCGCTAAAACGATTTTCATGCACTAATTAACGTACCTGAAAGTGTTGCACAGTGACATCTTCATAAGCACGTTGCGTCACAGTTTACACATGATAGCACGCACGCGCGCGCGCCGCGGTAGCCGCTCGGTCACTGCAGAACTATAGAGCGATCGACATTAGCCGATAGCCGATACTAGATTAATACGAGTGTCGAAGAACTTCCTTCCATTGAGCAACGAAATGCAACAGTAAACAACTCAGAGTGTCGGCTGAAACTATCTAACTGCTCGACGGCCTCGTCCCTCTTTCGGTTTCCATCCGAAAAACTAGGAACTAGcaattactttaaatacaacaattataaCCTCTTGAtggataaattatattgtttccgAATTAGCTTTTTTTATCGTTTGCAGAACGTTTTGTAAATCATCTACGGATGCCAGCTGTCAGGACTTTTGGAGAAAAATTGTTTTTCCATACAGGCTCGTCTTAGTACGAACAATGCAACTCGCATGATATTATAAACAGACAggtgaaaattttataatgtattatatttcagaGTTGAGGATGTATGTGCCGGTGTAATTATCATCAAGTACAATAGCAACATCGGCATTTAACAGCGTGGCTTGCAATACGTTATAATCTATTAGGTAGGTACCCTTGACTTTGTCCATATTCATGGGCTGAACATGAAATTTCCTCTTTTatttagtggctagcttatgcTGCATACTTCAGAACTGATTTTAATTTGTGGGTCAGAATAATTAATACTCAGTCCGATAGTTgtgagtaaattaatttaaaattcccGGCTTTAGCATGTAAAACCATTGACCATGCGTCTGATATTTCTACGATCGTTGGATTCTTTTGCCAATGTAATATAAGAGTTAAGGAGTCGTGGAATCGAGGCGTACATATTTGTGAACTATAATATTGCAGTTAgttctcgaactggggccggctaaacttagaccacttcaaccccaaaaagatgcaagtttgcgcgttaccCGCTAATAAATTACCATTCCGCGGGCAATTGGAAGATAAAGCCAAAGTGTCATCAAAAAaactcggtgtgctcagcaaggccaGGCATTATTTCACGttggcccatcgcctaagactatacaaggcgcaaattcggcctcacatggaacactgctctcacctctgagCGCGTGCTCCCAGtgccagctccttccatttggcCGAGGAattatttggattaatcccggctgctgaatttcaccatCAGACATCATTACAAAGTGATAAAATTAGACAATATAATTTCACTGTTTTTGATTAGTTATTAAGGTATCTGTAAAATATGAAAGTACTCCAGAAGGCCGAATAAGTCTGtattataattacgtatatagTGAACTAATAGTTAAGCAacacttataaaacaaatgtaccgccattgtatatatacatacataatacagaGAACTATATAATTTCTGTAACAGCATTACAGAGTACATTCAGCGAATGATATGGAAATCAGGTAAGTTGTTTGCCAAATAAGTGCGACGACTTGGTATctcgtttctataaaaaatatttagtaaaataaaaaagtctgtaaatatttctcggcttccaccacgctgctgcaatgcggtTTGATAAGTATACGTTTCGTAGATATCGATCCGAAACAATCAATTTACCACCAGATAAattttaagcatatgaaaattatgTAGAGCTTGTCTGGCTTTGAACTCGCaagcatcggttaagattcacgtgttctaactgCGGCcatatcgtatatatatattatatcgcgagttttataaatttctttttgttttaaaaatttttactttgggttttaaaaatttataaaactcgcGATCAGTGAAGTATAGTAGTGGGAAAGGATCCAAATCAATCATAGAGAGTGTCTTTGCCTAAAAGGTAATTCACTGGCTGGTAATACTACTTCTACGAACGATAAGAGAAAACATGCAAGAAAAATTATTTGTGGCCTAGGAGAGAGTAGAGGACGCCTTTATTTACATCAAATAAACACGTGTGGCACTAGCAGAGGTATAGCTAGACGGATAGAAGCCCCGGTGTACCGttacatgtaaaataataaatttatcattttattatttttactattcataaaaatatatacattttataatttgtcgataaaattaataaaataaataaagcattatagatgaacgttttttttttatcttttaatatgttGCCCCGCCTCGCGGAACCTGGTGCACCGCTGCCTTGCTCTATAATATCCTATTTCAGTCGAAAAATTAGTGATAAACAGACCTtagacttattaaatatttattatacgatacatttttattatttgttgattAGGCTTTTCGGTAAACTCCTGCAGTCAGTACGTGTCAAACTAACGTGATCAGACACGTAGAATGACTATGCTGACTTTTCAGTTTCGACAATAAAGTTTAGAATGTATGTTACTAAGCCATTGCTTAAAAGATTCTTAGATAATATAATGTAGATTGTTTTTATACTAAACAAGAGCAGTTTTAAGatgtttatttaagtaaactgCTTATGTATGTGTATTCCATAGATAgggttaatatatttaatattttttatgacaaaacCACGTTAAAAAATGCTCACTACTATtaccgatatttttttaatcgttgGAGAGACGCATGTGGGATTCACCGGCGTGTCGGAATGCTCACTGAAAACCAGTAGTACTCTCTTCGTCTCTTTGTAAGGGACATTGGGATCGCTTGCGCTTACAGCTGTGACGCCCCAGCGGTGGGCTCACCTAAGCAGGCTTCTAATCTAGTGGGGTTCCTGAAGTGACAGAGAACACAGGAAAAAGGTCGTCTTCTCCTCGGTCTTCTTCGTTGGAGCGAATCATCGGAGGCACTCGTTTCACACACCCGTTCTGCGGCCTCCTTTTGCGATATTACATTTTCGCGGATCGTCAACTTCCAGCATCTTTTGCTTCCGAATATGGCATATATCGGCAGCGACAGGTGTTCGCCGATAATGACCGCCAGagaaaaaacatacaaaacctatattttgtttaaattctaaTTGATATAAGAATTCCGCAAGGATCAAATCTTGGACCTATTCtctttctaatttattaaaaacattattttgttttaacttatTAGCAACAAACATgagatagattatattaaagatatatcaTCAGCAAAAGAATaccaatattttcaaaaataaaaagggaCAAAATTTTGCCCACCAATCGAAAGGATATCCaaggaaataaaaatggaaggaaaaaaaaatgaacgcgtgcatcttaaccgatgatttcgggttcaaacccaggtaggcaccactgaattttcatgtgcttaatttgtgtttataattcatctcgtgctcggcggtgaaggaaaacatcgtgaggaaacctgcttgtgtgtaatttcaacgaaattctgccacatgtgtattccaccaacccgcattggaacagcgtggtggaatatgctccataccttctcctcaacgggagaggagaccttagcccagcagtgggaaatttacaggctgattatgttattttatgtaaaaatgttcattaaaattcaGAAAATATCTTGGCATTATTGTTTATGCTAAAAAGTGGCTTAAGGCATGGACCACGTGGGCCACGGCCTCGCCGTCCAAGCTTACAAAGTCAAGATTAATTTCGaactattgaaaattataataaagtattgcATAAAGaacgaaaataataacaaatatgtttcttttatttaagaattgtcTACATTCGTTATGAATTGAATGTTGCTTTGTTAATGCTTTTTAGTTACATATTTCATtccgaaatttttttttaacataagtttcaatataacaattacaaaagaaagaataaatgtttatttctttttgtaatCACTACttaacgtttaaattaaatattattgtaatacaacattattaaaaaaaaagtatgcaatattattttatttcaaattttctaAGGTGTTTTTAAAACGCATCACTGAAatcaaatgtcaatgtcaaattgAGTTGTGTGTCCGCTATTCGAGTCCGTTGTAATGACaagtgtttaaaatttaaggaTAACAACGTATCATAacacatttaaaagttattttattaaatttataaatcaaagatGTCTGAATTTCGAACACCAATTAAACCAAAGAAGCCTTTAGATGCAGGTGAAACAATAACGATTCCACCTTCCCCATTTTTGAATAGACTCGGATATGGCACaggtattttctattattataagtgttatatattattcttataagtaatttatgtttacttaACGAGATAACTAACGATATTTGGTGTATATCACATAATGTTTTATGATTAGGTGTATCAGTGATGCAGTTGGTGAGATCGCCTAGAGCGGGACAAATTCGTTCACCTTGggcattaaaaatgttaaacaagCGCGTGAAACCCAATCGTGTTTACACCGATCGTTTAAAAGTCGAGGCGGAGCTTTTGCAACGCATGTCTCATCCAAACATCGTGGGGTTCAGAGCCTTCAGCAAGTCCAAGATACTGTATTTGGGTATGGAGGCTTGTGACCTGTCCCTTGGTGACATGATCGAAAAAAAGATTGAGGATGACTGTGAGCCGTTTTCTTCAAAGCAGATATTAAAGGTAATTTTCGTTATATGCTTTTATAGATGTTACTttacaatttattgatatatatactaTTGGAGTTAATCTTAAtagtaattaatcaaaatatcatctttatttaacatatgCAGGTTGCAATAGATATTGGCAAAGCACTGGACTATTTACACACAAAGATGCAGATTCTTCACGGAGACATGAAATCTTATAACATTCTAGTAAATGGCGACTTTGTCATATGCAAGCTATGTGACTTTGGTGTTACTTTGCCTCTTGATGAGAATGGAGTATTTGATAAGGAAAACGCAGGACAAGCTTTATATTTTGGTAATATcgcaatataaagtataattaaactaaacccatttaataaaacatctttCTATCAATgtctaaaattaatacaaagttatatataagCCATAAATCATGTGGAGGCTGATTATAATACTGATATAAAAACAGTGTTAAATCTAGCATATACTTACCGATcttgatattttttcaattattactgaggtttacattcgcatttacattcataatcaatattaatatcaatttcttGATATGTAGGTACTGAAGCCTGGAGTGCACCAGAAGTTATTCATGGGGGaacaataacaaacaaaacagaTATCTGGCCTCTCGGTCTCACACTGTGGGAGATGATGGCCCTCATGCCTCCACACTCACGAGCTGATGACACACTGGATGAGAGTGTGACCAGTGTTGTAGACGATAGCATGGAGGAAGATTactttaatgagaaatatggTAAGATCAAAGAATTTTACTACACAATTTTAGATCATGCTGTATTTtgatcataaatttattattttaactctaGGATATTTGTGAAATGTTCATAAGTTATATGAAACTTATAATACTGACCCTTACCTAACACCAATActtgtacatatttaaacaattaaagttaTTGCTTATTAAGCTTGTAGAGGAACTCCATGAAAACTTTTATTACAGGCACTCGTCCAGATGTTCCTGCTAACATATTGCCAGACCTATACTCTAGTGCTTTGACACTGTTCTACTGCTGCACTGAGACAATACCCTCAGCTAGACCTTCAGCACAACATCTGGCTGAAGCCGCTGAACACATGTCTATATTGACATgaagatattttcaaatatttgtcttatcatattaaaagtataagtcatattaaaatacataaaatttggtataaagcttTAGATGcattcttataatttatattcattgataATGAAACaacaaattagtttaaaataactatattcaagtaacataaataaaaattcaacaacGTCCATAATAAATACCTGCCTGTACCGCTGTGTCGGTTACAAtcttaaaatctatataatatagttatacaaTCTTGTGATCCTAGATACTAGATGATGttgaatattattcaaaaatatactttttattgcaTTGTGTTGTATGCTTGAGACAAGCTGGTTTTGTATAAATCAACAATCTTAAGATATGCTGTGCAAATttgttaaagtataattaaaagtgTACTTATATAGAGATTCCATTTACAAATAACaagttaattttaacttaatttctCATGTTTAAGAGTAATGAGATGATCCCCTAATTGACTAGTAACTTAGTATACTTACTCATAGGATTAAGTTAAACTCAGAGCTTAAACAAAAAGCACCACAACTGTTCTTTATTATTCACTATGTAAAATGACCACAAATGTGATTTATGTAAAGTGTAaaatttattgtgaaataatttattctattataaatctTAGTTCTTTTATTACAAATCAGATGTGTGTCCTGCACATACGCGCATACAATATTtcagacatacatatatctatgaGGTATATGTACGGCATAAAGACGATACTTAATGTACGAACATAACGTTTGAGTTATATTTCTTAGTAGTCAAAacaactgaaaaaaaataagatatttaacttaaatactacaacaaatattaactaattcatCAAAAAACAGATAAGAACAATCAAGTTTTATCTCATGATTTTCAAAGCGAGATTGTGAGTAAACAATATATTCTGATTTCTTCAAAGTATTCcaggaacaaaaaaaaaagcattggGGAGTTGCAGACTCTGCCATACAGACTCGAGTCATAAGTATAAAGATTTACATCGTTATATTTATGtgagattttatataaataattacatatatgtaattttagcTAATCAAAATGGCAGCTCATGTGTGATACTCGATTCGAGACAAAACTTAACatgcattttaaaatagtgGAGTTAATATGAGATACAGACGATATATgagactaaatataatttacactaGGAACCTGATGCTGACAGGAACTACatgtttatgaaaatatcattttggacaattaatatattggtttttaatatacaaagtcatgtttgatatttaagaaaactctttcaataaaaaagataataattggTGTCCGTTATCCTgaaatgtaaaatacaattagtttAGTAGTTAAATATGTGTAACATTCAACATCGTTACGAGTTAAGTTGTTGGTAAAACATAAGAACTGTCGGTGAACTGATTTCGAATTTGTGAAAGTTAGTCCACGACTACCACGGGGTTCGCGTTCGTAAACCTCATTCATAGGGTGTTCACATTTGATTTGTTTCAATTTGCACACAGGCATTTGactattacaacaatattatgtgttCACAGTAACactgatcactttgatagaatcagtgatattGTACGTGCACGAGACGTAAATATATGCTTATAACGCCAAGATTCCGACGAAATGTAACCGttcctataataaaattccgcagatatttttcactttgccgattcataaattcaaataatttgtaaaatatacattggtaaaggaggcttattattcaatacaagattcttctc contains these protein-coding regions:
- the LOC113396287 gene encoding lymphokine-activated killer T-cell-originated protein kinase, with the translated sequence MSEFRTPIKPKKPLDAGETITIPPSPFLNRLGYGTGVSVMQLVRSPRAGQIRSPWALKMLNKRVKPNRVYTDRLKVEAELLQRMSHPNIVGFRAFSKSKILYLGMEACDLSLGDMIEKKIEDDCEPFSSKQILKVAIDIGKALDYLHTKMQILHGDMKSYNILVNGDFVICKLCDFGVTLPLDENGVFDKENAGQALYFGTEAWSAPEVIHGGTITNKTDIWPLGLTLWEMMALMPPHSRADDTLDESVTSVVDDSMEEDYFNEKYGTRPDVPANILPDLYSSALTLFYCCTETIPSARPSAQHLAEAAEHMSILT